The following proteins are encoded in a genomic region of Planctomycetaceae bacterium:
- a CDS encoding MMPL family transporter → MADSRTKIFLEKRDPWGHGVALWIIAAVALLLPLTIWSLGHIRLHNDVAGWLPKNDPQSRILSWYQRQFPSEDRILVSWDTASLTDPRLQKFAEELAGRTLPSGRTEGGSPLIEDVVLPQDLISRMLDRDVAAETAVRRIEGVLTGLGPLQIRLTDAGRMRGEYMQTEILHLAREEFGLEASFVSRTMPLPSSAGLELEDSKAWKLHDSLTEYVQSQPLHDLQLTWPQIHSQPETLTAFRKALLQLSAPASGTQTSGKTCVEDAFFVSGSMAAVAVVLSESGGADRDAAINAIRSAAVAAGVDDAELHLGGQPVASVALNQAVRRAGWNPAFSIWNVPQRSPMLLSAIVVIVTSFLMLRSVRLAILVQVVALIAVAVSVSLVPLTGGTLNMVLVVMPTLLAVLTTSAAIHLANYWKHSAVADPSRSVFRAAKTAWLPCALASATTAIGLASLLASNLVPVRDFGIYSAAGCVISFLLVLYFLPALMLYWPKAPPPESELRTGHWNILGHWIVRHRHAVAIWCVVSTVACGYGLVHFRTETKVIRYFPTDSRLVQDYAYLEDNLSGVVSIDTIVRFDRQTQDEVSFIERARKVMEIQQDIRQHAEVSGVLSLASFLDLRQPDVENMSALQRMKLNKSQNEMGRRIHERVAAGGAEAEGISSFIAIPREATDLTVPGDHGLNAAGDELWRITAQTAIMSDANYSQLTADMDRIASRHLSLVGSPGTGHVVTGLIPVFLRTQQAVLESLIRSFGMAFVLIAVVMMVVLKSPRAGVVTMLPNLMPVVMVFGLLSWAGLRVDMGTMITASVALGIAVDGTLHLLTWFQELVKRGRSVPDAVAEALENCGPAMWQTSAAIGLGMLTLLGAELLLISRFGWMLAALIFAALAADVIFLPALLAGPLGYIIQKSVTATPEPAEAPAAGNDATLTAEVDDSVEGICISGTQSQRSPRGAGSRPDLRPHLDEISSVRGGRSLDRTATPGIDD, encoded by the coding sequence GTGGCTGATTCACGGACGAAGATTTTTCTGGAAAAGCGTGACCCCTGGGGGCACGGCGTTGCGCTGTGGATTATCGCCGCGGTTGCGCTTCTGTTGCCGCTGACGATCTGGAGCCTGGGGCACATACGTCTGCACAACGATGTCGCAGGCTGGCTGCCGAAGAACGATCCGCAATCCAGAATTCTGTCGTGGTACCAGCGGCAGTTCCCGTCGGAAGATCGGATTCTTGTGTCCTGGGATACGGCGTCGCTGACCGACCCGCGTCTGCAGAAGTTTGCTGAGGAACTTGCAGGCCGCACGCTTCCTTCAGGCCGGACTGAAGGCGGTTCGCCGCTGATCGAAGATGTCGTCCTGCCCCAGGACTTGATTTCCCGGATGCTTGACCGGGACGTTGCGGCAGAAACGGCCGTTCGACGAATTGAAGGCGTTCTTACAGGCCTGGGACCTCTGCAGATACGCCTCACGGACGCAGGCCGCATGCGCGGCGAGTATATGCAGACGGAGATCCTGCACCTGGCGCGCGAGGAATTCGGGCTGGAGGCGTCATTCGTCAGCCGCACGATGCCGCTGCCTTCGTCCGCCGGGCTGGAACTGGAAGATTCGAAAGCCTGGAAGCTGCACGACTCACTGACGGAATACGTACAGTCGCAGCCACTGCACGATCTGCAGTTAACGTGGCCGCAAATACACTCTCAGCCGGAAACCCTGACGGCGTTCCGTAAGGCACTGCTGCAGCTTTCCGCTCCTGCTTCGGGCACGCAAACGTCCGGCAAGACCTGCGTCGAAGATGCGTTTTTCGTCTCCGGGTCGATGGCGGCGGTGGCCGTTGTCCTGTCGGAATCCGGCGGAGCTGACCGGGATGCCGCGATCAATGCCATTCGTTCTGCTGCAGTTGCGGCCGGTGTCGACGACGCGGAGCTGCACCTTGGCGGTCAGCCCGTGGCAAGCGTCGCACTGAACCAGGCCGTCAGGCGCGCGGGGTGGAATCCGGCCTTTTCCATCTGGAACGTCCCTCAGCGTTCCCCCATGCTGCTTTCAGCAATCGTTGTGATCGTGACGTCGTTCCTGATGCTGCGCAGCGTTCGATTGGCAATTCTGGTTCAGGTTGTTGCACTAATTGCTGTGGCCGTTTCGGTATCACTTGTCCCCCTGACGGGCGGCACCCTGAATATGGTGCTGGTCGTGATGCCCACGCTGCTGGCCGTCCTTACGACTTCGGCGGCGATTCATCTGGCCAACTACTGGAAGCACTCGGCGGTCGCGGATCCGTCGCGATCCGTGTTCCGAGCCGCAAAGACTGCCTGGTTGCCATGCGCGCTTGCCAGCGCGACAACTGCAATTGGACTGGCATCGCTGCTCGCCAGCAACCTGGTTCCGGTTCGCGATTTCGGAATCTATTCCGCGGCGGGCTGCGTCATTTCATTCCTGCTGGTGCTGTATTTTCTTCCGGCACTCATGCTTTACTGGCCCAAGGCACCGCCGCCGGAATCCGAATTGCGGACCGGGCACTGGAATATTCTGGGGCACTGGATTGTCCGACATCGCCACGCGGTTGCCATCTGGTGTGTCGTGTCGACCGTTGCATGCGGCTACGGACTGGTTCACTTTCGGACTGAAACGAAGGTGATCCGATATTTTCCCACGGACTCACGGCTGGTTCAGGACTACGCCTACCTTGAGGACAATCTGTCCGGCGTTGTCTCGATTGACACGATCGTCAGGTTTGATCGTCAGACCCAGGACGAAGTGTCGTTCATTGAGCGTGCTCGCAAGGTGATGGAAATTCAGCAGGACATTCGTCAACACGCGGAAGTCAGCGGCGTTCTTTCACTGGCGTCGTTCCTTGATTTGCGACAGCCGGATGTCGAAAATATGTCGGCGCTGCAGCGAATGAAGCTGAACAAATCGCAAAACGAAATGGGTCGACGGATTCACGAACGGGTGGCCGCCGGCGGTGCCGAAGCGGAAGGAATCTCTTCCTTCATCGCCATTCCCCGCGAAGCAACCGACCTGACGGTACCGGGAGACCACGGGCTGAATGCAGCCGGCGATGAACTCTGGCGAATCACCGCGCAAACGGCCATCATGTCGGATGCCAACTATTCTCAGTTGACCGCCGACATGGACCGCATTGCCAGTCGGCACCTGTCGCTGGTCGGAAGCCCGGGCACCGGTCATGTCGTGACCGGACTGATTCCCGTGTTTCTCAGGACTCAACAGGCCGTTCTGGAAAGTCTGATCCGCAGTTTCGGGATGGCGTTCGTGCTGATTGCCGTCGTGATGATGGTCGTGCTGAAGAGTCCCCGTGCGGGCGTCGTCACCATGCTGCCGAACCTGATGCCTGTGGTGATGGTGTTCGGCCTGCTCTCGTGGGCCGGACTGCGAGTGGATATGGGCACAATGATCACTGCGTCTGTGGCGCTGGGTATCGCGGTTGACGGAACACTGCATCTGCTGACATGGTTTCAGGAACTTGTCAAGCGCGGACGTTCCGTCCCGGACGCTGTCGCTGAAGCTCTGGAAAACTGCGGACCGGCGATGTGGCAAACCAGCGCGGCGATCGGGCTGGGGATGCTGACACTGCTGGGGGCGGAGTTGCTGCTCATCAGCCGGTTTGGCTGGATGCTGGCTGCTCTGATTTTCGCAGCGCTGGCGGCGGACGTCATCTTTCTGCCGGCACTGCTGGCCGGACCGCTGGGATACATTATTCAGAAAAGCGTGACCGCCACACCCGAACCTGCAGAAGCGCCGGCGGCGGGAAATGATGCGACGCTGACAGCCGAGGTCGATGATTCCGTCGAAGGGATCTGTATTTCCGGCACGCAGAGCCAACGGTCTCCGCGAGGCGCGGGGTCGCGACCGGACCTTCGCCCGCATCTGGACGAAATCAGTTCGGTGCGCGGCGGTCGATCGCTGGACCGTACCGCGACTCCGGGAATTGACGACTGA
- a CDS encoding co-chaperone GroES, translated as MADYVEPLGKRILIRKDEARQETRGGIVLPDTSEIPTITGRVVEISVQIDRDEDFPIRKYDRVLFHPKNAIPVDFEPDNLLYVVPVEDVVAVFRRAEKRDSQQRADESREDNGTAGTADD; from the coding sequence ATGGCCGACTATGTGGAACCTCTGGGGAAGCGGATTCTGATCCGCAAAGACGAAGCTCGACAGGAAACTCGCGGCGGCATCGTTCTTCCTGATACGTCAGAGATTCCCACGATCACCGGGCGTGTCGTTGAAATCAGCGTCCAGATTGACCGGGACGAAGACTTCCCGATTCGCAAGTACGACCGCGTTCTGTTCCATCCGAAGAACGCCATCCCGGTGGATTTTGAGCCGGACAATCTGCTTTATGTCGTACCCGTGGAAGACGTCGTTGCCGTCTTTCGTCGCGCCGAGAAACGTGATTCGCAACAGCGAGCAGACGAATCGCGCGAGGATAACGGGACCGCAGGTACAGCCGACGACTAG
- a CDS encoding Mpo1-like protein yields MIRRFLRNYLPRHRNRANQCLHAIGVPLTFIGTPVCLAAGKPWYAAIGCFVGGYVLQCAGHAIEGNDAGEVVFLKKLLGLPYAEYGPGANPSSLSKGDDDTSADSAQ; encoded by the coding sequence ATGATTCGTCGCTTTCTCCGGAATTATCTGCCAAGACATCGCAATCGCGCGAATCAGTGTCTTCATGCCATCGGTGTTCCTTTGACATTCATTGGCACACCGGTCTGTCTTGCTGCGGGAAAGCCCTGGTACGCCGCGATCGGTTGTTTCGTTGGTGGCTATGTTTTGCAGTGTGCCGGTCATGCGATTGAAGGCAATGATGCCGGTGAGGTTGTCTTTCTGAAGAAGCTGCTCGGTTTGCCCTATGCCGAGTATGGTCCGGGGGCCAATCCTTCAAGCCTCTCGAAAGGCGACGACGATACGAGTGCTGACTCCGCGCAGTGA
- a CDS encoding TolC family protein, giving the protein MTWGRSDAVSNPSFTGNPTSSETAAFQTGVAKQFANGGSLSVSHNWNYLGTNSPGTLLGSAYTGTLGVDYRLPLLQGSGVDYTRIAGPARPGFGGITGVSQGVVIARINQDITVADFEIAVRNGIRDIENAYWDLYLAYRSYDTATVAHQSAYQTWRESQDRLEVGVLKPADELQARDRLYETKAGVETSLNQLYQAEAELRRLVGMPMNDGMVLVPVDEPSIAELVPDWRMSLTEALTYRTELRRQKWNIKSLQLQLQAARSLVRPQFDMLAGYDMNAYGDRLLGNTGAVSATGSPIRSGYDSLINQGLGTWYMGFQFQIPLGYRFTRAQVRSYELQVAKATAVLASQERNIAHDVATSIQDVTASYTAAQSNLNRLKAASRRVELLETEREVGTSTLDLVLRAQASVAAAESSYYQQLVNYNKAIVSLNLAKGTLLEQNGIYLSEGQWDAEAYCDAQMRAAERTHAKPNPHLQTHPPEFVSPGPAGTIELRPSTAPMSYESAPPESQTPVDATDDAGDDNNSDSRVKDKPDEMADDVTLPSPDASSESDYE; this is encoded by the coding sequence ATGACGTGGGGACGATCGGATGCTGTTTCGAATCCGTCGTTCACCGGAAATCCGACCAGCAGTGAAACAGCCGCGTTTCAGACCGGTGTCGCCAAGCAGTTCGCCAACGGTGGTTCGCTGAGTGTTTCGCACAACTGGAACTATCTGGGGACGAATTCTCCCGGAACACTGCTGGGATCGGCGTATACGGGAACGCTTGGCGTCGACTATCGCCTGCCGCTGCTGCAGGGCAGTGGCGTGGACTACACGCGAATCGCCGGTCCTGCCAGGCCCGGCTTCGGCGGCATCACCGGGGTCAGCCAGGGTGTTGTGATCGCAAGGATCAATCAGGACATCACTGTCGCCGACTTCGAAATCGCAGTCCGCAACGGTATCCGGGACATCGAAAACGCGTACTGGGATCTGTACCTGGCCTATCGTTCCTACGACACGGCCACCGTTGCTCACCAAAGCGCCTACCAGACCTGGCGGGAATCGCAGGACCGGCTGGAAGTCGGCGTGCTGAAGCCCGCTGACGAACTGCAGGCTCGCGACCGTCTGTACGAAACCAAGGCCGGCGTCGAAACTTCGCTTAATCAGCTTTACCAGGCGGAAGCCGAACTGCGGCGGCTGGTCGGTATGCCGATGAACGACGGCATGGTTCTGGTACCGGTGGACGAACCTTCGATCGCGGAACTCGTTCCCGACTGGCGCATGTCGCTGACCGAGGCACTGACGTACCGCACGGAATTGCGCCGGCAGAAATGGAACATCAAGTCGCTGCAGCTCCAGCTTCAGGCAGCGCGAAGCCTGGTGCGACCTCAGTTTGATATGCTCGCCGGGTACGACATGAACGCGTACGGCGATCGTCTGCTGGGGAACACGGGAGCCGTCTCCGCGACGGGCAGTCCGATTCGCAGCGGCTACGACTCGCTGATTAACCAGGGTCTGGGTACCTGGTATATGGGCTTTCAGTTCCAGATTCCGCTGGGATACCGCTTCACGCGAGCCCAGGTGCGCAGCTATGAACTGCAGGTCGCGAAGGCCACCGCTGTGCTGGCGTCGCAGGAACGAAACATCGCTCACGATGTCGCAACCTCCATTCAGGACGTCACGGCATCCTACACGGCGGCTCAATCCAACCTGAACCGGCTTAAGGCAGCCTCACGGCGCGTCGAATTGCTCGAAACCGAACGCGAAGTCGGTACATCAACGCTGGACCTGGTGCTTCGGGCACAGGCCAGTGTCGCCGCTGCGGAGAGTTCTTACTACCAGCAGCTTGTGAACTACAACAAAGCGATCGTCAGCCTGAATCTGGCGAAGGGGACTCTGCTGGAGCAAAACGGCATCTACCTGTCAGAAGGCCAGTGGGATGCGGAAGCGTACTGCGACGCACAGATGCGAGCTGCTGAACGGACACACGCCAAGCCGAATCCGCACCTGCAGACACATCCGCCGGAATTTGTGTCACCCGGTCCCGCAGGTACCATCGAACTGCGGCCGTCAACGGCACCGATGAGCTACGAATCCGCGCCGCCGGAAAGTCAGACGCCGGTCGACGCCACTGACGACGCAGGCGATGACAACAACAGTGACTCCCGTGTAAAAGACAAACCAGACGAAATGGCCGACGACGTGACATTGCCGTCACCGGACGCTTCATCGGAATCAGACTACGAATAG
- a CDS encoding carboxypeptidase M32, with translation MSDPVCAYDELIALVRRTSLLGSCGAVLGWDRETYMPEGGNEHRANQLSLLAGMTHEWATNPRIGELLDALHDSELTDAADSDSACNIREIRRTYDRSRKLPQRLVEEISRVTALAQQHWAHARRDNDFASFAPWLRQIINLKREEAAAVGFPENGEPYDALLDEYEPEARSSEIAHVFSGLRKELVPLLDAIRGSERKPPTEILERNYPVAAQKEFGQQTAQAMGFCFDRGRLDVTTHPFCTGLGPGDVRLTTRYDERFFSSAFFGTLHETGHGLYEQGLPESAFGTPLGSAVSLGIHESQSRLWENLVGRSRSFWEHLLPVARKQFPEALGETSLDDFHFAINAVSPSFIRVEADEVTYNLHIKLRFDLERDLISGSLQSEDVPDAWSERFTRDFGITPASDTDGCLQDVHWSAGLFGYFPTYALGNMYAAQFFQTADQQLGGLADLFARGEFTPLLEWLRVHIHRQGQRFSANRLVQVVTGEPLSDQPLVTHLNERFRPLYGV, from the coding sequence ATGTCTGATCCCGTTTGTGCCTACGATGAACTGATTGCCCTGGTTCGCAGAACGTCGCTGCTGGGGTCCTGTGGAGCCGTGCTGGGCTGGGATCGCGAAACCTACATGCCTGAGGGCGGCAACGAACACCGCGCCAATCAGCTCAGCCTGCTGGCCGGCATGACTCACGAATGGGCCACGAACCCCCGAATTGGTGAGCTGCTGGATGCACTGCACGACAGCGAACTGACGGACGCCGCAGACAGCGACAGCGCCTGCAACATCCGAGAGATTCGCCGCACTTACGACCGATCCCGAAAGCTGCCGCAGCGACTGGTGGAGGAAATCTCGCGAGTCACAGCGCTTGCTCAGCAGCACTGGGCACACGCCCGCCGGGACAACGATTTCGCGTCGTTCGCGCCGTGGCTTCGGCAGATCATCAATCTGAAACGCGAAGAAGCGGCCGCGGTCGGGTTTCCCGAAAACGGAGAACCGTACGACGCGCTGCTGGACGAGTATGAACCCGAAGCCCGCAGCTCTGAAATTGCTCACGTGTTTTCAGGGTTGCGGAAGGAACTTGTCCCGCTGCTGGACGCCATCCGCGGTTCCGAACGGAAACCGCCCACGGAAATCCTCGAACGAAACTACCCCGTCGCAGCGCAAAAAGAATTCGGGCAGCAAACAGCTCAGGCGATGGGGTTCTGCTTCGACAGGGGGCGGCTGGACGTCACGACACATCCCTTCTGTACGGGATTGGGCCCCGGCGACGTGCGCCTGACAACTCGCTACGACGAACGCTTTTTCTCGTCAGCATTCTTTGGAACGCTGCACGAAACCGGCCACGGCCTCTACGAACAGGGTTTGCCGGAATCGGCGTTCGGAACACCGCTGGGCAGTGCCGTATCGCTGGGCATTCATGAATCGCAGTCACGGCTGTGGGAGAACCTCGTGGGCCGCAGTCGCTCCTTCTGGGAACATCTGCTGCCCGTCGCAAGAAAGCAGTTCCCGGAAGCGCTTGGGGAAACGTCGCTGGATGACTTTCACTTCGCGATCAACGCCGTCAGCCCGTCGTTCATTCGAGTCGAAGCGGACGAGGTCACTTACAACCTGCACATCAAGTTGCGGTTCGATCTCGAGCGTGACCTGATTTCAGGAAGCCTGCAGTCCGAAGACGTGCCGGACGCCTGGAGCGAACGATTCACCCGGGATTTCGGCATTACTCCGGCTTCCGATACTGACGGCTGCCTGCAGGATGTCCACTGGAGTGCCGGGCTGTTCGGATATTTTCCGACCTACGCTCTCGGCAACATGTACGCCGCTCAGTTCTTTCAGACGGCCGATCAGCAGTTGGGAGGGCTGGCGGATCTGTTCGCCCGCGGTGAATTCACACCGCTGCTGGAATGGCTGCGCGTTCATATTCATCGCCAGGGCCAGCGGTTTTCTGCAAATCGCCTCGTGCAGGTGGTTACGGGAGAACCGTTGTCGGACCAGCCACTCGTCACCCACCTGAATGAACGCTTTCGACCGTTGTACGGCGTGTGA
- the ilvB gene encoding biosynthetic-type acetolactate synthase large subunit: MATIKQEQSVETINGAEIMIEMLVRQGADFVFAYPGGASMPLHQALRARRHDIRTILPRHEQGGSFAAQGVARTTGKPGVCMATSGPGATNLVTGIADAKLDSVPMIAITGQVPQRFIGTDAFQETPMVEVCRAITKHHYMITSVRDVARIVKEAFHIATTGRPGPVLIDFPKDVQVDCLPRSEVDFDPPFRLPGYRPDTRRAAPEQIKQVVAAIRRSKRPVLYVGGGCILSDASDELRKFAIRTGIPVAMTVMGLGAFPGTHEQSLHMLGMHGTVYANLAVDESDLLLAFGVRFDDRVTGQLEEFARHGKIVHIDVDPSEIHKNKEAHIPIVADLKEALLSLNAALTDEDIPEITTWQQRIAGWKKKHPLSYSDAGDRIQQQYAIEELYRQTKDRDPFIAVGVGQHQMWTAQFYKFDNPRRFLSSSGLGTMGFGLPAAMGVQAAFPDRLVIDIDGDGSFQMNIQELGTLFCENLPVKIMLLNNQHLGMVTQWEDRFMQGRRAHTYLGPVEHPEALGEGDGTMPAVTYPDFVRIAEGYGVAGRHVRSKAEFPAALQEMLNHRGPYLLDVICSYQEHVLPMIPSGKTVRDTITE, from the coding sequence TTGGCGACGATAAAACAGGAACAGTCCGTTGAGACCATCAACGGCGCGGAAATCATGATTGAGATGCTGGTGCGGCAGGGCGCAGATTTTGTGTTCGCCTACCCCGGTGGGGCCAGCATGCCGCTGCATCAGGCGCTGCGCGCGCGTCGACACGACATTCGCACGATTCTTCCGCGACATGAACAGGGCGGCAGCTTTGCCGCTCAGGGCGTGGCCCGCACGACCGGCAAGCCGGGTGTGTGCATGGCAACCAGCGGCCCGGGCGCAACGAATCTGGTCACCGGCATTGCCGACGCGAAACTGGACAGCGTGCCGATGATTGCCATCACCGGCCAGGTACCTCAGAGATTCATCGGCACCGACGCCTTCCAGGAAACGCCGATGGTGGAAGTCTGCCGGGCAATCACGAAGCACCATTACATGATTACCAGCGTTCGCGACGTCGCGCGGATTGTGAAGGAAGCCTTTCACATCGCTACAACGGGACGTCCGGGGCCGGTGCTGATCGATTTTCCGAAGGACGTCCAGGTCGATTGCCTGCCTCGCAGTGAGGTCGACTTCGATCCGCCGTTTCGGCTGCCGGGGTATCGGCCGGATACGCGACGGGCAGCTCCCGAACAGATCAAGCAGGTTGTCGCGGCGATCCGTCGTTCGAAGCGGCCGGTGTTGTACGTCGGAGGCGGCTGCATTCTCAGCGACGCGTCTGACGAGTTGCGGAAATTTGCGATTCGCACGGGAATCCCGGTGGCGATGACCGTCATGGGACTCGGCGCGTTTCCGGGGACTCATGAACAGTCGCTGCACATGCTGGGAATGCACGGCACCGTGTACGCCAACCTTGCGGTAGACGAATCCGACCTGCTGCTGGCGTTTGGCGTTCGATTTGACGATCGCGTGACCGGTCAACTGGAGGAATTCGCCCGGCACGGCAAGATTGTTCACATCGACGTCGATCCTTCTGAGATCCACAAGAACAAGGAAGCACATATTCCCATTGTTGCGGATCTGAAGGAGGCGCTGCTCTCCCTGAACGCTGCGCTCACCGATGAAGACATTCCGGAGATCACCACGTGGCAGCAGCGAATTGCCGGCTGGAAGAAAAAGCATCCGCTGTCGTATTCGGACGCGGGTGACCGGATTCAGCAGCAGTACGCAATCGAGGAACTGTACCGACAGACGAAAGACCGGGATCCGTTCATCGCCGTGGGAGTCGGTCAGCATCAGATGTGGACGGCTCAGTTCTATAAGTTCGACAACCCGCGACGGTTCCTCAGCAGTTCCGGGCTTGGAACCATGGGATTCGGACTTCCGGCCGCGATGGGTGTTCAGGCCGCATTTCCGGATCGGCTGGTCATTGACATCGACGGCGACGGATCGTTTCAGATGAACATTCAGGAACTGGGAACACTGTTCTGTGAAAACCTGCCCGTGAAGATCATGCTGCTGAACAATCAGCATCTGGGCATGGTGACACAATGGGAAGATCGGTTCATGCAGGGTCGCCGCGCACATACGTATCTCGGCCCGGTGGAGCACCCCGAGGCACTTGGCGAAGGAGACGGCACCATGCCTGCCGTGACGTACCCGGATTTCGTCCGGATCGCCGAAGGCTATGGCGTCGCCGGGCGACATGTCCGCAGCAAGGCGGAGTTTCCAGCCGCGCTTCAGGAGATGCTGAACCACAGGGGTCCGTATCTTCTGGACGTAATCTGCAGCTATCAGGAACACGTCCTGCCAATGATTCCCAGCGGAAAAACTGTGCGAGACACGATCACGGAGTGA
- a CDS encoding prolyl oligopeptidase family serine peptidase, with translation MKSSKRPIAIGVVLASFAASTVVSADNVRITPDVVYGHKVGLALTFDTYTPEKANGAAVIFVVSGGWYSSWRPPEQFQPLFQPLLDKGFTVFAVRHGSSPKFSIPEAVEDVRRSVRYIRLNAEQLSIDPQRIGVFGMSAGGHLSLMLGTASDEGDANSDDPVLKVSDRVQAVVAFVAPTDLTIMTHDAPNHLPAYERFPALDLDAEGAKAASPLLHVTPDDAPTLLLAGDADDLVPVEHSRRIHKAFKEQKVADKLVEIPGAGHGFKPEEMATATSEMVSWFETHLAAKPQ, from the coding sequence ATGAAATCCAGCAAACGTCCAATCGCGATCGGTGTCGTTCTTGCCAGTTTTGCCGCGTCAACAGTGGTCAGCGCTGACAACGTCCGGATTACTCCTGACGTCGTTTACGGACACAAGGTCGGCCTCGCCCTGACCTTTGACACGTATACTCCCGAGAAAGCCAACGGAGCGGCCGTCATCTTCGTCGTCAGCGGAGGCTGGTATTCCAGTTGGAGGCCGCCGGAACAGTTCCAGCCGTTGTTTCAGCCTCTGCTGGACAAGGGATTCACCGTTTTCGCGGTTCGCCACGGGAGCAGCCCGAAGTTTTCGATCCCGGAAGCCGTCGAAGATGTTCGGCGCAGTGTCCGCTACATCCGGCTCAACGCGGAGCAGCTCAGCATCGACCCGCAGCGCATCGGCGTGTTTGGGATGAGTGCCGGAGGTCACCTGTCGCTCATGCTGGGAACGGCGTCCGATGAAGGCGATGCCAACTCCGATGATCCCGTATTGAAGGTCAGCGACCGAGTTCAGGCCGTCGTGGCGTTCGTCGCGCCAACCGACCTGACGATCATGACTCACGATGCTCCGAATCACCTGCCGGCATACGAGCGCTTTCCTGCGCTGGATCTGGACGCCGAGGGAGCCAAAGCGGCATCGCCGCTACTGCATGTCACTCCGGACGACGCGCCCACGCTGCTGCTTGCCGGCGACGCGGACGATCTGGTGCCGGTTGAACACAGCCGCAGGATTCACAAGGCCTTCAAAGAACAGAAAGTCGCCGACAAGCTTGTCGAAATCCCCGGAGCCGGCCACGGTTTCAAGCCGGAAGAAATGGCGACCGCCACGTCAGAAATGGTGAGTTGGTTCGAAACACACCTGGCGGCGAAGCCACAGTAA